Proteins encoded by one window of Vampirovibrionales bacterium:
- the rplA gene encoding 50S ribosomal protein L1 translates to MPRTLTKRQKRAQEVVDALTAPIGAKQAVDALKSILKADSKFDESVECHIRLGIDVKQADQQVRSTVVLPEGTGKTVRVAVIAKGEKVKDALAAGADIAGGEDLIDKIQQENFFEFDVLIATPDIMGALAKLGRTLGPKGLMPNPKTGTVTFDVAQAVKDSKAGKVEFRADKQGIVHVAIGKGSFSERQLLNNFSTLYEAILRHRPSAAKGAYVKSVTLSSTMGPGIRMDANRLSQEIKEYLGN, encoded by the coding sequence ATGCCCCGTACGCTTACCAAACGTCAAAAGCGCGCCCAGGAAGTCGTCGACGCCCTGACGGCCCCCATCGGCGCGAAACAGGCCGTGGACGCCCTTAAAAGCATCCTCAAAGCCGACAGCAAGTTCGATGAATCCGTCGAATGCCATATTCGCTTGGGGATCGACGTCAAACAGGCCGATCAGCAAGTCCGCAGCACCGTCGTACTGCCCGAAGGCACCGGTAAAACCGTGCGCGTGGCCGTTATCGCCAAAGGCGAAAAAGTAAAAGACGCGCTTGCCGCTGGCGCCGATATCGCCGGGGGCGAGGACCTCATCGATAAAATCCAGCAAGAAAACTTCTTCGAGTTTGATGTGCTGATCGCCACGCCCGATATCATGGGCGCGCTGGCCAAACTCGGCCGCACGCTGGGCCCCAAAGGCCTGATGCCCAACCCCAAAACCGGCACCGTGACCTTTGACGTCGCGCAAGCCGTCAAGGACAGCAAAGCGGGTAAAGTCGAGTTCCGCGCCGACAAGCAAGGCATCGTCCATGTGGCCATTGGCAAGGGTTCGTTCAGCGAACGGCAACTGCTCAATAACTTTTCGACGCTCTACGAAGCCATTCTGCGGCACCGTCCGTCGGCGGCCAAAGGGGCTTACGTCAAATCCGTGACGCTGAGTTCGACCATGGGCCCCGGCATCCGTATGGACGCCAACCGCCTGTCGCAAGAAATCAAAGAATATCTCGGAAACTAA
- the rplK gene encoding 50S ribosomal protein L11, which yields MSVAKKITGKVKLELEAGKANPAPPVGPALGQHGVNIMEFCKAYNAQTADLAGQVIPVEIAIYEDRSFTFVLKKPPVAFLIKKTLNIPKGAATPHTTVLGTLTQAQVREIAQTKMVDMNVNGDVEAAMRIVAGTARSMGVKVAAE from the coding sequence CTGTCCGTGGCAAAGAAAATCACCGGTAAAGTGAAACTCGAACTGGAAGCCGGCAAGGCCAATCCGGCGCCGCCTGTTGGTCCCGCGCTGGGTCAGCACGGCGTCAACATCATGGAATTCTGCAAGGCTTATAACGCCCAAACGGCGGACTTGGCCGGACAGGTTATCCCGGTTGAGATTGCCATCTACGAAGACCGTTCGTTTACCTTTGTGCTGAAGAAGCCGCCGGTGGCCTTTCTCATCAAGAAAACCCTGAATATTCCCAAAGGCGCGGCGACGCCGCATACCACTGTTCTGGGCACGCTGACCCAAGCCCAGGTCCGCGAGATTGCGCAAACCAAGATGGTCGATATGAACGTCAATGGCGACGTGGAAGCCGCCATGCGCATCGTCGCCGGGACGGCGCGCAGCATGGGCGTGAAGGTCGCCGCCGAGTAA
- the nusG gene encoding transcription termination/antitermination protein NusG, which yields MGSLLPEEAPVTGTVGHDDDADDADAVRPGKAKKRRWYIVHTYSGHENKVKVNLERRIESMNMGHKIFRVEVPQKTITKIKDGKRQEKEERLFPGYVLVEMLLDDDSWYVVRHTPGVTKFVGSEKKPIPAKDSEIKRILVRTTPTTVTKVEIDLKVGETIRIISGPFADFEGSVTEVQPGGKLKASVSIFGRETPVELVFNQVQKI from the coding sequence ATGGGCTCTCTGCTGCCCGAAGAAGCTCCCGTTACCGGCACCGTGGGCCACGATGACGACGCCGATGACGCCGACGCCGTTCGGCCCGGCAAGGCCAAAAAACGCCGCTGGTATATCGTTCACACGTACTCCGGCCACGAAAACAAGGTCAAGGTCAATCTCGAGCGCCGCATCGAGTCGATGAACATGGGCCACAAGATTTTCCGCGTGGAAGTGCCCCAGAAAACCATCACCAAAATCAAGGACGGCAAACGTCAGGAGAAGGAAGAGCGCCTCTTCCCCGGCTACGTGCTGGTCGAAATGCTTCTCGATGACGATTCGTGGTACGTTGTGCGCCACACGCCGGGCGTCACCAAATTCGTCGGCAGCGAAAAAAAGCCGATCCCGGCCAAAGACTCCGAAATCAAGCGGATTCTCGTCCGCACCACGCCGACCACCGTCACCAAGGTCGAAATCGATCTCAAAGTAGGCGAAACCATCCGCATCATCAGCGGCCCATTTGCCGACTTCGAGGGCTCGGTCACCGAAGTGCAGCCCGGCGGCAAGCTCAAGGCGTCGGTGTCCATCTTCGGGCGCGAAACGCCGGTTGAACTTGTATTTAATCAGGTGCAGAAGATATAA
- the secE gene encoding preprotein translocase subunit SecE translates to MSAMAPSPPSQQAKPPSSPSATPRGGGLVDALKQIRLEAGRITWPTRAQIWGNTVVVVVMVTLVSLGILLVDNLFFGLIWLLTDALPKQLMH, encoded by the coding sequence GTGAGCGCCATGGCCCCCTCGCCGCCTTCTCAGCAAGCCAAACCGCCTTCGTCGCCCAGCGCGACGCCTCGCGGCGGCGGACTTGTCGACGCGCTGAAGCAAATCCGTCTGGAAGCTGGCCGCATTACCTGGCCCACCCGCGCCCAAATCTGGGGCAACACCGTCGTCGTCGTCGTGATGGTCACGCTGGTCAGTTTAGGCATTCTCCTGGTGGATAACCTGTTTTTCGGCCTGATCTGGCTGCTGACCGACGCGCTCCCCAAGCAACTGATGCATTAA
- the miaB gene encoding tRNA (N6-isopentenyl adenosine(37)-C2)-methylthiotransferase MiaB: MTMRSVFIETLGCQMNRNDSELMLGLLAREGFRQAANPREADLVVLNSCQIRAQAEDKAYSYLGHWNTLKKHRPDLKIALTGCVAQQTGENAFSRSPGVDIVVGTQNLHDLPALVRRAFAGEERVMAVDRQKSRSSYDMMEDVAPVRQSAVSAWVTIIEGCDYFCTYCVVPYTRGRQISRPRESILAEARDLAALGYREITLLGQTVDSYGRDRPQEAYYLAHLLHDLHAIEGLARIRFMTSHPLDLDDALIAAVADLPRVMAYFHLPMQSGDDDVLARMKRGYTAAQYFERLDAIRARLPHAAISGDFIVGFPGETEAQFERTIEAVTRARFDGANTAAYSPRAQTPAGIWESRGEGVISDAVKQDRLQRLNTVITAQSLANNQQFEGQQVEVLVEGPSKRNAQRWTGRTEGNKVVNFDPPQPLGALSPGQLVNVFIEKAFPFSLMGYCVTPPPAPSASPEIFTENTQRTAALADAVR; the protein is encoded by the coding sequence ATGACAATGCGCTCGGTTTTTATCGAAACGCTGGGATGCCAGATGAATCGCAATGACAGCGAGCTGATGCTCGGCCTGTTGGCGCGCGAAGGCTTTAGGCAGGCGGCAAATCCGCGCGAGGCGGATCTGGTGGTGCTGAATTCGTGCCAGATTCGCGCTCAGGCCGAAGACAAGGCCTACAGCTATCTCGGCCACTGGAACACGCTGAAGAAACATCGCCCCGACCTTAAAATCGCGCTGACTGGCTGCGTTGCCCAGCAAACCGGCGAAAACGCCTTTTCGCGCTCACCCGGCGTCGATATCGTGGTCGGCACGCAGAATCTGCACGACCTGCCCGCGCTGGTGCGCCGCGCCTTTGCCGGAGAAGAGCGCGTAATGGCCGTTGACCGGCAAAAATCGCGCAGTTCGTACGACATGATGGAAGACGTCGCCCCCGTGCGACAAAGCGCCGTATCGGCCTGGGTGACGATTATCGAAGGGTGCGATTATTTCTGTACGTATTGCGTCGTGCCCTATACGCGCGGACGCCAGATCAGCCGCCCGCGCGAGTCGATTCTGGCTGAAGCGCGGGATTTGGCGGCGCTCGGCTATCGCGAAATCACCCTGCTGGGGCAAACCGTGGATTCTTATGGACGCGATCGCCCGCAAGAAGCCTATTATCTGGCGCATTTACTGCACGACCTGCACGCCATTGAGGGCCTGGCCCGTATTCGCTTTATGACTTCGCATCCGCTGGATCTGGACGATGCGCTGATTGCGGCCGTCGCCGATCTGCCGCGCGTCATGGCGTACTTCCATTTACCGATGCAGTCGGGCGATGACGACGTGCTGGCGCGGATGAAGCGCGGCTATACCGCCGCCCAGTATTTTGAGCGCCTGGACGCCATTCGCGCGCGTCTGCCGCATGCGGCGATTTCCGGCGATTTTATCGTGGGTTTCCCCGGCGAAACCGAAGCCCAGTTTGAACGCACCATCGAGGCCGTTACCCGCGCGCGCTTCGATGGGGCCAATACCGCCGCGTATTCGCCACGCGCGCAGACCCCGGCCGGTATCTGGGAATCGCGCGGAGAAGGCGTGATTTCGGACGCAGTAAAGCAGGATCGCCTGCAACGGCTCAATACCGTGATCACGGCCCAATCGCTGGCCAATAATCAGCAATTCGAAGGTCAGCAGGTCGAAGTGCTGGTGGAAGGACCGAGCAAGCGCAACGCGCAGCGATGGACAGGGCGCACGGAAGGCAACAAGGTCGTGAATTTTGACCCGCCACAGCCTCTTGGCGCGCTGTCACCGGGTCAACTGGTGAACGTGTTCATCGAAAAGGCTTTTCCTTTTTCGTTGATGGGCTATTGCGTCACCCCACCCCCGGCCCCGTCAGCATCGCCGGAAATTTTCACAGAGAATACCCAGCGCACAGCAGCGCTGGCAGACGCGGTTCGGTAA
- the folK gene encoding 2-amino-4-hydroxy-6-hydroxymethyldihydropteridine diphosphokinase, whose protein sequence is MTIAYLGLGSNLGDRVGYVQQALTLLADCPGIGIVEASSLYETEPVGFADQEWFINAAVAIETSLSPVALLTACQEIERRLLRQRDPANRNGPRTLDIDILFYGDLAMASPALTIPHPRVHLRAYALVPMLEVNAELRHPVLGKTIEELHEALDFPEEVLLYGTRR, encoded by the coding sequence GTGACCATCGCTTACCTCGGCTTGGGAAGCAATCTCGGCGACCGCGTCGGCTACGTGCAGCAGGCGCTAACCCTGCTGGCGGACTGTCCCGGCATTGGCATTGTGGAAGCCTCCAGCCTGTACGAGACCGAACCGGTGGGCTTTGCCGATCAAGAGTGGTTTATTAACGCCGCCGTCGCCATTGAGACATCGCTCTCGCCCGTAGCCCTGCTCACGGCCTGTCAGGAGATTGAGCGGCGCTTGCTGCGCCAGCGCGATCCGGCCAACCGCAACGGCCCGCGCACGCTGGATATCGACATCCTCTTTTACGGCGATCTGGCGATGGCCTCGCCTGCGCTCACGATCCCGCATCCGCGCGTGCATTTGCGCGCCTATGCGCTGGTGCCCATGCTGGAGGTCAACGCCGAGCTACGGCATCCGGTTCTCGGCAAAACCATTGAAGAATTGCACGAAGCCCTGGATTTCCC